TGATGGGCCAAGCGCTGGAGCAGCTATAACAATAGCAATTATTTCAGCTATTCTTAACAAAACTTTAAAAAACGATATTTATATAACTGGAACAATAAATCCTGATGGAGCCATAGGGTGGGTTGGTGGAATACCTGAAAAAGCTGTTGCAGCCGCTAAACAAAACGCTATTAAATTTTTGGTTCCAAAAGGGCAAAAAATTATTTCTATATTAAAACCTGAAAAAAAAGAACCCATTCCTGGAGTAACAATAGTTACTTATAAAGTTGAAGAAATCGATTTAAATGAGTATTTAAAGGAGTTTGGATTTAAAACTGAAGTAATCGAAGTTGAATCTATATTTGAAGCTTATAGAGAATTTACTTTATGAAAATTATTTTTCAAGGTTATTAAAAATGTTAAAAATAAATAACTGTTTAAAAGGAAAAGTTAAATTAAAAAATCCAGTTTTAATTGAAGCTTTACCTGGAATAGGGCTTGTAGGTTATTTAGCTGGAGCTTATTTAATTCAAGAATTTAACGCTGAAAAAATTTATGAAATTATAACTTCAAACCTTCCAAACTTAACTTTTATAGAAAAGGGTGAAATTAAATATTCTTTTAATGCGCTTTACAAAATTCATAAAGCCAATTTAAATAGAGATTTAATGATTTTATTTGGTAATACTCAAGCTTCTCCTCCTTTAGATCAATATAAACTTTACAGCGAAATTTTAGATTTAACTAAACAAATGGGATGTAAAGAAGTTATATCAATTGGAGGCTTAAAAAGAGAGAAGCAACCTTTACAATTAAACATTTATTGCACAGCAACTAATAAAGAGATTTTAATGAAAGCATCAAATTTAGGTGCTAAAATTCTTTATGGAAAAGTTTTCGGTGCTGCCGGAGTTTTACCTGGGTTAGCAAAGCTTAAAGGTTTAAATGGTTTATGCATATTAGTGGATAGTTTAGGAGTTTATCCAGATGCTTCAGCTGCTCAAGCTGCATTAAAGTTTTTAAGCAGTTATTTAAATTTTCCAATATCAATTAAAAAATTCGAAAAAAGTTTAGAATGGGCTCAAAGCTTTTTAAGCAGCTTTTAAAGCTTTTAAGGTTTGCCCCCCGCTTCTTTAATGAATTCTTCATAAACTTTCTTTGCTCTTTCAGCAGCTGGCCCAACCCCTTCAATAACACCATTTGCTGTAACTCTTATTTTATCCATAACAATTATTACTCCGGCATCCTCCATAACTTTAACCATTTTTGGAAAAACTCTTTCTAATCTTTCAGCTAAACCCTTTAAATCAAAAGGCTTCTCTATTTCTCTAATTTCCGAGATTACCCTCCCATAAATTATTATTCTAAATATGTTTTTACCATCTTGATCTTTAGCTTCAGTTAAGCAAACACTCATAGTATTAACTTCAACGCCAGATAAAACTCCAGTATATGTTTTTCCTAAATTAGTAGTTACAATAACGTTTTTTTGAATCATGGCAGCTAATTCTTCCATAAACCGTCTTTCACTTAATGTAGACAATTTTTTTCCTCTCTTCAAACTTTTCCTTTTTATTTTAAATTTATAAATTAGTAATCTTAATCAATAAAAATATTCTGTTTTAAATTTGCTTACGTTTAAAAAAAGCTTCCTTACTTTTTAAAATAATTTCTTTAGCTTCTCTAGCGGTTTCAGCTTCTCCAATTTTTCTTGCTTTATAAACGTGAATTAAAGCATTGCAATATGGGCATCTTTTAGTTTTCTGTTTCTTCATGCATAAAAAAAGTTTTCCGCATTTAATGCATTGAATCACCATAAAACTCATTAACTTTAACACCTTTAATTAACTCTAAAAACTGTTTTAACTTACCTTCTTTATTCAACTCTTTTATCCAATCAACTTCTCCAAAAACACCTCTTCTTTTCTTAAGGTTTCTTAACGCTTCATTAATTAAGCTAGAGATGCCGCGTTTACTTGCGTTCAATTCGCATATTTTATTTAAAGAATTTTTTCTATAACATTTTAACGCTTCAAATAAAGATGCATCAAGAAGTTCTGCAACAACATTTTCTAAAACTTTTTCGCTTGAGTATCCTTTAACCTCTAACCTCTTTTTTAAAATAATTGGATGACACCTTAAAATAAAAACTTTTTTAACTTGAGTTTTAGAAGCTATATAAGGCGTGTAATATCCATCCAATATAATTAAACCTTTTGTATGCTTTAAAAAAGAGTTAAGCCAAGCTTTCAATTTTTTAAAATCCACAATATATGTATCTCTTTTTGAATCAAAATCTTTTATAAAACCTTTTTTTAATGCTATTTCCCCAATATTCACATAGGTTGCTTTTAATTTTTTAGCTAAAGCTTTAGAAAACTTTGTTTTTCCAACACTTGGCACTCCTGAAACTAAAATTAAACGCGCCTTCATATTGAAAATCTCTAACTAATTAAACATAAAATTCTCAATTTTAAAATAAAAAATTTACTTTAAATTTAGTTTCATAAGCGGTTAAAGCTATAAAAGCTTAAATCCCAAAATTCTTTTTTATAATTGATTCATATATTAAAAGAGTTTCTTTAACAGCTTTATCCCAATTGAAAAATTTTTCTATATGTTTT
This is a stretch of genomic DNA from Candidatus Bathyarchaeota archaeon. It encodes these proteins:
- a CDS encoding PAC2 family protein, with the protein product MLKINNCLKGKVKLKNPVLIEALPGIGLVGYLAGAYLIQEFNAEKIYEIITSNLPNLTFIEKGEIKYSFNALYKIHKANLNRDLMILFGNTQASPPLDQYKLYSEILDLTKQMGCKEVISIGGLKREKQPLQLNIYCTATNKEILMKASNLGAKILYGKVFGAAGVLPGLAKLKGLNGLCILVDSLGVYPDASAAQAALKFLSSYLNFPISIKKFEKSLEWAQSFLSSF
- a CDS encoding Lsm family RNA-binding protein, encoding MSTLSERRFMEELAAMIQKNVIVTTNLGKTYTGVLSGVEVNTMSVCLTEAKDQDGKNIFRIIIYGRVISEIREIEKPFDLKGLAERLERVFPKMVKVMEDAGVIIVMDKIRVTANGVIEGVGPAAERAKKVYEEFIKEAGGKP
- a CDS encoding DUF1922 domain-containing protein; the protein is MSFMVIQCIKCGKLFLCMKKQKTKRCPYCNALIHVYKARKIGEAETAREAKEIILKSKEAFFKRKQI
- a CDS encoding AAA family ATPase, which produces MKARLILVSGVPSVGKTKFSKALAKKLKATYVNIGEIALKKGFIKDFDSKRDTYIVDFKKLKAWLNSFLKHTKGLIILDGYYTPYIASKTQVKKVFILRCHPIILKKRLEVKGYSSEKVLENVVAELLDASLFEALKCYRKNSLNKICELNASKRGISSLINEALRNLKKRRGVFGEVDWIKELNKEGKLKQFLELIKGVKVNEFYGDSMH